Within Vicia villosa cultivar HV-30 ecotype Madison, WI linkage group LG1, Vvil1.0, whole genome shotgun sequence, the genomic segment GTTGACAGAGCATAACAAAGCTTTCATAAATTGGTATAATGAAAGGTTTCCTAAAGATAGTAGTGCATTTGCGATAATTAAATGGATGTCATATATGCCTAAGTTTAATGTAATAACTTGGTGTGCATACGACATTGCTAAATTTccattctatacaaaatcaaaGAATGTTCGTAGTACTATGCAAAATATTGGAGTAATGGTTGAAGTTGAATCCATGCACTTCTCTAGTTCCAAAGATACAAATCAGGTATTGGCATCTAAAGCGCACTTTGGGGTCATTGATGAGACTTTAGaggttgattatgttatttttaatatGTCTTTATTTAAGTGCAAGTGGATTAACAATAAAACTGGTGTTGAAACCGATGATTTAGGATTCATACATGTTGATCTTCAAAAGGCAACTTATATAAACGAACCATTCATCATGACATCACAAGTAAAACAAGTATTTATGTCACAGATCCTTGTAACACTAGGGATAATTGTTTTACAATTAAAACGTATTTCTAATAGTGATGAAAATCAAGATTTAAATTTTGAGACCCTTTCATTTtacatttttattctttttactaatatttatttatttttttcaacatgTAGAGATGTCGAAGGATACTATATATTGCATGGTTTTAGaagtaaaagtaaaaaaattaaaattaaaagtcaGAGAATTAGGATTGATATGGAAAAGAGCTCCTCTATTTATAAATCGCATCCAAAACGCTAATGCTCTTACTTTGAGATTTTCCAAAATGAACTcaatctaatttaattaaaactattttaattaaataaaatattatttatatttaactaaactcacttaattaaataaaataaaatatttattaaattatattatatttaatttaattaactgttaattctcatttatttaattaaattatatttaatcaattaaattatatttgtggtaatttattaaataatacaattaGTATCTAATCAattaattcttatttaatttaatcattcgTTCCATTGTCAGTACTCTATGTGTGTGACTCGATAAGTTCGTTACGTTGACAATAATATTGAATctcataattaatattataaacatTGAGCGGTATGTAGCAACACATCATTGTTATCCAAGTAACAAGAATGTCATGTGATCTGACATAACCTGTCTTTGATAATGATCATGTATACAATTACCCTTTTGTCCTTATatatattgaacacaaggcatatAATATGTTAGCCTTGTATAGTACAATATTATATTCTTTGATCCCCGAGTATACTTGATATCAAAAAATAAGTTCAATATCTCATATTAAGTTATTTCAGTACAACTATGCGTTATACAATCATACTCGATCAAGGGGCCAATAGATATTACTTCTGTATATGTAAGAGGGGAAAATCtcatctaggtcactcatgttCCTCATCATGATTTGTAGAGCACTtatcaaccatctttatggtcatCTTGTTACAGACAACGTTTGATTGACAATAAAGTATCCAACTCCACATCCACGGTCCATAGTGGTTTTAGCTCGAAGGGTGATATACCCCACTATcactatgagaataacttatgacacttacaTAACATACTATGTAGTATTCTCGTGGTGGGTCAATCTAGTATGAATATTACTCATAATATTTATACCTATGTGAAGACTTGATATCTCATATCTATGACCTGTGAGATGTGTTCATCCGTCTACTCACATAATAGTCTCTATGCATTACTGTTGTCCTATTTGAGAGTAAATCTTGACGATAAATACTTTAATAATAACGTTCTTATGTTTGATGAGATCTCacgattaagtcacacttaatgtatctttgaataaaataattattcaaagaaCTTTATCATGTCATAtacaaataacaaataaatacaaTGTCTAataagtgtgtgtgtgtatatatttatttatatatatatatatatatatatatatatatatataaatatatatatatataaatatatatatttaaatatatatatatatatatataaatatatatataaatatatttaaatatatatatttatatatatatatatatatatttatatatatatatatatatatatatatatatatatatatatatatatatatatatatatatatatatataataaacaatATCTATCAAGGTCAAGATACAAAAGCATAAACATCCAATACTGATTGGCTATTAAGGCTTTCTCTAACAGAAGGTACCTAGTTTAGTGACTTGGGAATCTCGTGATCCAATATGGACCTCCTTTATATCTTATGTGGGAGTTAATCTTTCTTTTTCAAGCTTTATCTTGGGATCTAAATTCACAACATTAATTTCTTGCGCATTTGGTTGTAGAATAGCGGCTACAACCATCCTTACGCTTCTTATTTCGAGCCTGATATAGTAACATTTTTGGGGTGCTCCTTTGACCCCCTTGGACTACTCCAACCCCCCTATTAGGTGGAAGATATTTCTTTCTTAAATGAAAGGTTAGTAAACCTTCCTCTAACATGTTATGGGTGGGCAATGCCACGATGATGTTTTATGTTAAAGGGGCGTATCCTACAAGATACTCGACCTTGATTATATCTGCGTTCTGGTTCCGTCCAAACAGTGTTTTGAGAGTCATGTTAACCTTCATCTGTATGTGATCTCTAGAGAGCCCGACCAGAGAAAACATCTATATGTTATATGGATCTAGCCTGATTCTCTCAAAtgcatctaagaaggacatttgtTGAGTTTTCAGGGTCAATCACCACCCACTTTTTGTCTCACTTGTCGTAATGCAATGTTATGACCTCGGGTTCATTGCTCTAAGGAAGGATGTCGGCGACGTCTCTACTAGAAAAGATTATTTTAGGTTTTGGCTATTTttcaaagtttgatttattgctagAGGACATGATATCCGCCACTAGAGCATACTTCTGATAAGAAGAGTTGGATTCTCCACCACCAGTAAACCCTCATACTATGGTGTAAACATGTGTGTATGCGTTGGAAGGTGTTGTAGCGCCTTGTTCTGCCACCATCTTGAAGACAACGACTAAGGCAGCTAATGAATGAAGGGTGAATGTGGCCAAGGTAAATTATACTAGGCCCATAGTGGGTTTCAATTGTACTTGCAAAAATTGTACAATGAGGGGAAGCCCTATTTGTGCAGGATTGCCTCAGTATTTAGGGTGTTAAAGTGTGTTAATGGTTTGTTCACTAAGGGTTTTGAGAGGCACTATGTGTGTATTTCAGAGGAAATTTTTGTCCTCTCACATTCTCAAATTGAGGTGTATATATGATATCTTTGGGCTTAGGTTGAATATTTGAAATTAGTTTCCCATGACCCCAAAACCTGAAACAGAGGAAGAATTGTCCTTCCATCATACATGAAGCAATTATTCATGCTTAATTGTTTATCTAGACCTTTATTCCATAACCACCTTGTATCCATGTGTGATAGGTGTTACAAATCATGAGTTTAGACCCAAGACCTATCGAGTTGCTTACCTTAGATGACCCAACCCGATTCGATGACCTATAGATTTATTTTAGAATGCTATTGTCCTTGTGCTTGAGCTCGCCCGACGTTCATGTATTTGGCTCACCGTTTCTTTCTTATGGAATACCTCTATCAGATCCGAATAAAATTATCTCAAAACTCTTACTTTAACAAGAATTAGTGTTGTCCTCATCAAAACACCAAGACACAACAAGCATCAGCGCTTTCATTATCAAAACACTAGTATCATGAGATTCAACAACATTAGGATCATTAGCTCCATACTTACAAGCACATATATCCACACATCTTACTCATGTCATGTGTATCACTAAATGAATTAGTGGAACATCAAAATATGATCTTTTGTACTCATTTGATATAAACTTTTCTCTAGTTGGATATTATGATGGTTACTGGGAAGACAATAGTGAAGATTAAAAAGGAATTTTTGGTGGATGTTTCTTTCTAAGAAATAATTTAATCTTTGGTTTGGTAAAAAGCATAATTGTATACCTTTTTCAACCGCAAAAGTAGAGTACATTGCCGCTGGAAGTAGTTGCACTCAAATTTTATGGATAAAACAAATGCTTAAAGAGTACAATGTGATACAATATGTTATGACATTATTGTGAGACAAGTTGAGTTCTATCAATACCTCCAAAAATCTAGTCCAACATagaagaaccaaacatatttacaTTTGTCATTATTTCATGAGGGAGCTAGTTGAAGAAAAGAAAACCACTCTTCAATATGTTCGAACAGATAGACAATTGGCTGGCTGACATATTTAGAAAAGATATTGATGCTATCCAATTTGAAAATCCTTGGTAAACTTTAGGACTTTgtattattaatttatagtaaTTAGTGTACGTGTGATTGAAGAGTACTTGGGCCAGATGGAAAATTATCGACAAACTCGTATTAGGAATAATGTCTCTTGCATTCTTCACCCCAACATGGAAAAGTAATGTTTTATAAGTATTCAAAAAGACCACTTTTGTGATCTCTCGTTTTAGTGCCTCAatcttttttaaacacttctttaAATTGTCTGACACGTATTGTATTAGTAGCATTAGTATCATATTAGTATCATACAAGTGTCGAATACATTTTTTAAAGTgccgaagtaaaaaaaaattatttatttggagACACTTGTCTAACTTTTCTACTACTTGTTTGATTTTTCTAACACATGTCCTATGCATGTCAtacaagtgtcagatatcaacaCTATTTCGGACACCACAACATGACTGCTTTAAAAGTGTTTGTGGTAGCAAGCTATAGAGATTAACAAGAAAGAACCACCATCAAGTTTAAGTAGTTGGGTGTCCATCCCTTATATGAAATTATTTCTGGAGAGATTAAATAGATCACGAattgctaaaaaaaaaaaactcaacccTAAAGAGTCCAAAGTAAAAAGAAAGATGCTACCTAAcaattttttaaatcattttccAGAACTTTATACTGTCACCCTTTAATAATGTActcatattatttatatatataaaaaaaaaaaacaatgtacTTATATATTCTCTAAAAGTAAGGTACCATATATATTAGGTAAACAATACTACAAAATTTCTTGCTTTATTGTAAAGTCAGTGTAAGTTTTGTACGTGTATAAAAAACAATGATGAAATTGAACGGAAATCAGACATTGTCGCTTCCATTGGAATTTAGCCTTAACATAAGACAAGAGTTTGCCAACATCTCACCCTCGTTTGGTAATTGGTACACAACTAACAAGTTAACAACACTTGCGTATATATGCTTTTTACTGTCTCAAATTCATAAACTattgtctcaatctcacacaTGAAATTCAATGAAACAGTGAATTTTACTATTACATATCTATCACATCAAATTCATATTATGATAGAATAAGTGTAGAGAAAATGATGTGTTCAACAAAATAACATTGGAATTTGGAACCTTAATTAGTTTACCAATTAACTACACTTGTTTTgatgaaaacaaaaataaaataagcacTATGAGACAGTAAAATGcaatatttcctttatttttcttcACTGCATCAAATTTGAGCTTCCAAAATGTTGACTTGACTGAGCCTGAGATGATTTTAGGTTTTGATTCAAAGAAGCCAttgcatgttgttgttgttgttcattttgtgAGAATCCAGCACCACTTATGTTTCTGACCATTCCACCAACACCAAGAAAATCTAATGTTAACTTATCAGATTCACCAAACCTTATATTAAGGTTGTTTTCATTGCCAAATAAGGAGGATGTGTTTCCATTTCCATTGGCCATAGAGTTTATCAATCCATGAAGTTCATCATTGTTGTTATGATCATTTAGTTCCATACTTGGACTACTTCTATTTCCAAAAGATGTGGTAGTTGTAGTAGTAGTACCtttgttgttgttggttgaaTTAGTTGAACCAATTTGAGAAGCTTTCTGAAGCAATGCAGTGGCTGACATGTGAGGACTAGAcaggttttggttttggttttgatGATCATGTTGTTGCATATTCGAATTGACCATAAAGAGTGATTGATGAGGATGATCACTAATAAGAGGACTGTTGTTGAATTGATCATCATGGATATTACTCATGAGGTTGAAAAGATTGTTCGAGTTATTACTTGTCGCGTTTCCTTGAAGATCAGGAAGTTGCATTAGACCATGTAGTTGTTGTGGCTTGTTTGAGAATTGTCCTTGGTGTTCTTCAAAGGATTGATTTGGAATGTCACTCATATTGAAGAACGGCGATGAAGAAGACGGAACTGAGTATTGTCCAAATGATGAAGTAGAGTGATTTAACGGTGGCGATGAGATTAAGTGTTGCTCGAACTTTGGCGCCGATGATCCAAGGCGCAGAATGTTGTTGTTAGTGGATGATGTTTGGTTTTGATGAAGTTGCAATTGTTGAGAAATTTGACCTAAAGTCATGTGGTTTGTGGCATGGAAATGTGGATGAGTACCAAAAGGGTTAGGGTGTCTTATTACACTCTCTTGTGCTAATGCATCACAAAATGCCCTATGAGTGATGAAACTGTCACGCCTGCAccaaaaaaatacacaattttttAGTAAGAATTCAAAATATTGTAGTCA encodes:
- the LOC131643767 gene encoding protein indeterminate-domain 4, chloroplastic-like isoform X2, with the protein product MATNRFICEVCNKGFQREQNLQLHRRGHNLPWKLKQKSNKEPRRKVYLCPEPTCVHHDASRALGDLTGIKKHYSRKHGEKKWKCEKCSKKYAVQSDWKAHSKTCGTREYRCDCGTLFSRRDSFITHRAFCDALAQESVIRHPNPFGTHPHFHATNHMTLGQISQQLQLHQNQTSSTNNNILRLGSSAPKFEQHLISSPPLNHSTSSFGQYSVPSSSSPFFNMSDIPNQSFEEHQGQFSNKPQQLHGLMQLPDLQGNATSNNSNNLFNLMSNIHDDQFNNSPLISDHPHQSLFMVNSNMQQHDHQNQNQNLSSPHMSATALLQKASQIGSTNSTNNNKGTTTTTTTSFGNRSSPSMELNDHNNNDELHGLINSMANGNGNTSSLFGNENNLNIRFGESDKLTLDFLGVGGMVRNISGAGFSQNEQQQQHAMASLNQNLKSSQAQSSQHFGSSNLMQ
- the LOC131643767 gene encoding protein indeterminate-domain 5, chloroplastic-like isoform X1 encodes the protein MAASSSTSFFGIREENQSQITHHLHPQSTTTSATSSAPSTIVPQKKRRNQPGTPNPDAEVIALSPKTLMATNRFICEVCNKGFQREQNLQLHRRGHNLPWKLKQKSNKEPRRKVYLCPEPTCVHHDASRALGDLTGIKKHYSRKHGEKKWKCEKCSKKYAVQSDWKAHSKTCGTREYRCDCGTLFSRRDSFITHRAFCDALAQESVIRHPNPFGTHPHFHATNHMTLGQISQQLQLHQNQTSSTNNNILRLGSSAPKFEQHLISSPPLNHSTSSFGQYSVPSSSSPFFNMSDIPNQSFEEHQGQFSNKPQQLHGLMQLPDLQGNATSNNSNNLFNLMSNIHDDQFNNSPLISDHPHQSLFMVNSNMQQHDHQNQNQNLSSPHMSATALLQKASQIGSTNSTNNNKGTTTTTTTSFGNRSSPSMELNDHNNNDELHGLINSMANGNGNTSSLFGNENNLNIRFGESDKLTLDFLGVGGMVRNISGAGFSQNEQQQQHAMASLNQNLKSSQAQSSQHFGSSNLMQ